CCCAACCTGGAGATGTGGAGAGGACCTACGCGGACATCCGCAAAGCCAGCGAACGGTTGGGATACCGGCCCCAAACAAAGATCCGGGAAGGTTTGGATCATTTTGTACGCTGGTACCTGGATGAAAGCTGTAAATGAAATACCTTTTGGACGCAGATAAACGCAGATTTCCAGGATTGAAATTTAAAAAACAAGAGATAGAAGACAGAATCCAGAAGAGAAGGGCAATATCTGCTCCATTCTAACTTCGGACTCCTGTCTTTTTAATTTTCTATTAATAGAATCTTTTTCTGCGTTCATCTGCGTAAATCTGCGTCCGAATCAATTTAAAAGGAAATAAAGATGGAAAAGCCTTGGTTGAAATATTACGATCCCCATGTTCCCAGGAATCTGAAGTACCCCGACATACTTCTGCAGCAGATCCTGGACGATGCCGCGGATCACTTCCCCGAAAAAACGGCTGCCTTCTTCTTCGGGGGAAAGGTTAAATACAGAGAATTGCGGGCTCATGCCAACCAATTCGCCAATGCCCTGAGGGGAATAGGCTTCCGCAAAGGGGATCGATTGGGAATCCTTCTGGCCAACATGCCCCAGACAATTGTCAGCACTTTTGGGGCATTGAAAGCGGGGGGAGTGCCGGTTTTTTTTGACCCACTGGCCCAGGAAGAAGAGTTGCAGCGCCAGCTCAACGACGCGGAAGTGGAGACCCTGGTAGCCCTGGACCTGGTTTTGCGAAGGGTAGACCCCATTTTTACCAAAACGAAGCTGAAACAATTCGTCATAACAGGCGTAAAGGATTATTTACCCTTTCCCAGGGATTTTCTATTTAACCTGGCGGCCAAAGGGCGGGGGATCCAGGTGAAGTTGGCCCGGAAGCCGAATATTCATTTGTTCAAAGAGTTCCTCTTGCGCGGCCAATCGGATTCTTCGACGGCGGATAAAGCACCAGGCAGCCCCGAAGAAGTCGCCTTCATTCTATATACCAGCGGAACTTCGGGTCTCCCCAAAGGTGTGCTCTTGACGCATAAGAATTTAGTAGCCAATATCATGCAAGCTTCGGCTTGGATTGGAGAGTTGGAAAAGGGTAAGGAAATCTTTCTTTCCATCCCACCTTTTCACCAGGCTTATGGGATGACCATGGGCATGAATCTGCCTATTTTCTCCGCAGCCATGAGCATCCACCTACCTCAGTTTGAAATCATCCAGGTTCTCTCTACATTTAAAAAACATCGTCCCTCTTTTTTCCCGGCTCAACCTACCATGATCG
This genomic interval from Deltaproteobacteria bacterium contains the following:
- a CDS encoding AMP-binding protein is translated as MEKPWLKYYDPHVPRNLKYPDILLQQILDDAADHFPEKTAAFFFGGKVKYRELRAHANQFANALRGIGFRKGDRLGILLANMPQTIVSTFGALKAGGVPVFFDPLAQEEELQRQLNDAEVETLVALDLVLRRVDPIFTKTKLKQFVITGVKDYLPFPRDFLFNLAAKGRGIQVKLARKPNIHLFKEFLLRGQSDSSTADKAPGSPEEVAFILYTSGTSGLPKGVLLTHKNLVANIMQASAWIGELEKGKEIFLSIPPFHQAYGMTMGMNLPIFSAAMSIHLPQFEIIQVLSTFKKHRPSFFPAQPTMIERLSTNPDIAKHKVSSVKICWSIGEPLPEEVLQTFERKVGRKVNEAYGLTEASPLTHANPILGKRKIGSIGIPLPDTDAKIVDVANGEREMPVGEAGELIVKGPQVMKGYWNRPEESSRALRQGWLHTGDMARMDEDGYFYITGKLKKK